The window GGGCAGTCGGCATCGAGGCGACTTTTCTGCAATGGAACGGCACGGCCTGGTCGCAGTACGTGTTCGCCAACCCGTCGAATCCGCTCGTCCAGGGCGTGCATATGCAATCCGCCTCCGAAGGCTGGGCAGTCGGCGAGGGCGGCGCCATTTATCACTACACTCCGGTCTATCCGTCACCAGCCTACTGGATCTCGCCGGTCATCGATTCCGGTTCGCCCACGACCCTTTGGAATACCATCAGCTGGGATTCGCTTGAGCCAGCGGGCACGAGTATTGTTTTTCAGACTCGCACCGGCAATACGCCGATACCCGACGGCACCTGGTCGGCCTGGAGCGCCGAATCCGCTGACAAGGGCGGTACGACCATCACCTCGCCTGTCGGCCAGTATTTGCAGTATCAGGCTGTTTTTCGCACAACCATCACTTATTCCACAGCCATGCTCCAACAGGTCCGTCTCGTGCGCGATGCGGCGACCGGCCAGAATCTCTTCGGTGTTGACGGTGTCGCCGCGGCCGATGTCTGGTCCGTGGGACGGTCGGGGACGATCATTCATTATAATGGCACTGAATGGACATCTGTTGCCTCGCCCACGAATCGCAGCCTTAACGAGATCGACACCGTGACCGCTTCCGCCGCGTACGCCGTCGGCAATTCCGGCGAATTGCTCAGCTACGACGGCGCGGTCTGGACTGAATTCACTCCTTCTCCGACCGCGAACGATCTCAATTCCGTTTCGATGCTGTCCGCGACGGATGGTTTCGCAGTCGGTGCTGCCGGCGTCATCCTGCATTGGGATGGCACAACCTGGTCGCTCGCCAGCAGCCCCACCGGGCAGAATATCAATGGCGTCTTCATTTATTCTCCGACCCTGGGTTTCGCCGTGGGCGACGGCGGCGTCATTCTGAAATGGGATGGTGCGTCCTGGACGACCGACACGACGCCCGTTGCGACCCGTTTGAACGACGTGCATGTCCTATCGGAGACCCTGGGTTTTGCCGTGGGCGACGGCGGCGTCATCCTGAATTGGGATGGCCTGGCCTGGACGACGGCAGTCTCGCCGACAGTTGTTCGTCTGAATGCCGTTGATATTCGTTCAACCTCCGATGCCTGGGCCGTGGGCGACTTTGGCGTCATCCTGCAATACGACGGCCTGGCCTGGAATTCTTTCACTTCGCCGACGACGCGCAGTCTTTACGGTGTCACCGTCCAGCTCACGACCGAGGGTTGGATCTGCGGCGAAAAAGGCGTCCTGCTCAAGGATCCGGAGCCGTTTTTTCCGGTCGGAACTTTCATCTCCTCGGTTCTGGATACTGATACTGTTTCCATCTTCGACGCCGCTTTTTGGCACACAGCCCTGCCGGCGGGAACGTCGGTCACGATCGCAGCGCGGACCGGCGATGTGCCGACACCGGACGCTTCTTGGAGCGTCTGGACCTCTCCGGAAACCAGCGCCAGCGATGGTTGGAACATGCTGGTCGTCGCCGGACGCTATCTGCAGTACCGCGCGACGCTCACGACGACCAATAATATGGTGACGCCATCATTCGAAGATATTACCGTAACTTACAGCCAATGAACGCCCATTTTCGCCAGCGCGCCGACCGCCGGGGTTTCACCCTGCTCGAGATGATGGTTTATCTGCTCATCGTCGGGGTGGTTTTAGTGTCGTCAACGCTGTTCGCTTACGAATTCACGATCACGCGCGTCAAATCCGCGGCTTTTCAAGAGACTGAACGCAACGCCCGGATCGCGCTCGCCCGGATCACTTCCGAGATTCGCCGTGCCGACGGTTATAATCTGGCGGGTTCGGTCTTTGGCATCAACCCTGGTCAGCTTTCGCTCATCATGCCAGTCGCTTCCGGGCGGAACCCTACGGTTTTTGCGGTCGCGGGCGGCCGTCTGACCATTCAGCAAGGAGCTGGTCCGGTCCTGCCACTCACGTCCTCCAAGGTCAATGTGACTGATCTGCTCATTGATGATCTCTCGCGCCCGAACAAGACGAAGACTTTCCGGATCCGCCTGCGCGCCGCTTACGTCACGGATCTGCAGTACTCGACCGCTGCCACCGAACTCGAAACGACCGCTCAGATAAAGAAATCAGACGGTTATTCGAATTGATATTATGGCTGATCATAAGATCCATGATCGGAGTCGCATCGGTCGGCCGGCGGCGGGCGTCGTCGCCTTGCTTGCCGTCGTCATTATCGCCGCGATCATTCTCTCAGCCGGTATTTCCGCAGCGTTCGTCGCTCAGACTCAGATCATCATCTCCGGCCACGTCGAACGCGAACAGCTGGTGCGCGAGGCTTTGTCGGCCTGCGTGGAAGAAGCGCTGCACCGTCTGAAGCTCGACGCCGCTTATCTCGGCGGTTCGATCGTTCTCGGCGGCCAGACCTGCACGGCTACGATCGCCGGCTCCGGACTGACCAGGATCATCACAGTCAACGCGGTCGACGGTCAGTATTCGCAGACCGTGACCGTTGATGCTTTGCTCAAACAGAACGGTTCCGGCAAGGCCAAAGGTTGGACGATCACGAATTGGTCCGAATCCGTGCCCTGAGGCTGCGTTCAGCGGTTTTTCGCCGCACCCGGTTGTGTGGTATGATATTTCTGAGCCCGTTTCGCGGCTTAACCGCGGATAAATTACGGGCCGGTCCGTGACGCCGTTAAGGCGGTTTATGCGAACGATCACTTTCGGACTGGATATCTCGGACCATTCGATCGAATTGGTCTCTTTGACGCGTCGCCAGCAGGCGATCGCGGCGGAGTATTGCGTCCGCACCGAGGTTCCGGCCGGGGTCATTACGCGCGGCGTCATTCAGGATGCTGAAAAATTGGCGTTGATACTGGAGAATTTGTTAAATAATGTTTTTGGCGAGAAGCATGGCAGGCTGCAAGCGGGCGTTTCAGTCGCTGAGTCGCTGGCTTACGCCAAAACTTTCGTGTTGCCGGCCAATCTGACGCCGGAGCTCGCCCGCAAGGCCGCGGAGATCGAGGCGGCCAGTTTTTTTCCATTTTCACTCGCGGAAGTGGCGGCGGATACGGTCCGGTTGCCGTCTGGTCCAGATACGCAGGTCCTATATTATGTCGCTGCTGATCGGGAGATCCTGGAGTCGTATCGGGATATCCTGGAACATGTCGGCGTGACGCCGCTGTTCTTCGAATGCGAGTCTTTGGCTTTGGCTCGGGCGCTGGTTCCGGGCAGGGAGACGGAGCCGATCCTGCTCGCTGATATCGGCGCCAGGACCACCGCGCTGTCGGTTCTTGACCAGGGCGGCATCCGTTTCAGTTCCAGCGTCAGTTTGGGCGGCGACAATTTGACCGCCGCGCTCGAGGTCCAGTTGAACACCCCGCTGGAAAAGGCTGAATACCTAAAGCGCAGGGAAGGTTTTGATCAGGCTACCAATCATGCCCGGACGCTGTTCATCATTCAGAAACCGATGTCCGAGATCATCGAGGAGATCACGCGAACTGTGGATTATTACCAACGCCAGACCGGACGATCCATCGCCAAACTGGTGTTGGCTGGAGGAACAAGCCTGTTGCCGGCGGCGGTCGATTATGTCGCATCCAATTTTTCCAAGCTTCAGGTGGCCAAAGGTGATCCTTTCGTCGGGATCGCTATCGACCATCTGGCGCGGGCGGAGGATTTCAAAAGTATTTCCCTGCTTTATGCCACTGCCACCGGGTTGGCGTTGCGCGCTTCTGGACTTCGCGGAGGTCCGGGCGTCGACCTGACTCCCGGCAGGTCCGGTCCGGGCCGGGGCGAAGCCTTTTTCGGGTCTTTTCGTCAGGCGGGTAATAAACTGATCTCTATGGTCAAACGAGCAACTACTCCGAGAAAAAAGAAAACCGCGGTTGCCGCCGCTACTGAACGCCAGTCCGCAGCGGCTCCGATCGCGTCGCCGTCTCCAGCCCCGGTTATCGAAACGCCGGCGTCGGTTTCTGCTCCGAGCGAGCCTTCTAAGCTGATTGAGTCGCCCAAAGTCGAGGTGTCTGCCCCGGCTGCCCCGGTCAAACCGGAATCGGTCATGATTGAACCGCCGGAGGCGATCTCCGCCGCGGAAGAGGCTGATTACGGCAGCGGAATCGGCGAGATCCTCGACTCGGCTCATGACTATGGCGATAAGAAGCCGGTCGCGCCGCCGCCTGAGGAGTACGTCGGCCAGTTGCCGTCGTCCGGCAAGCCCAAACTTTCGATCGAATCCATTTTGAGTCAGCGCAATCAAAAAGCCGTCGAACCGGTCGAGGCGCCGCAGCCGGTCGAGCCGGTGCGCGAACGCTCCCGCAGCAAGCC is drawn from Patescibacteria group bacterium and contains these coding sequences:
- a CDS encoding prepilin-type N-terminal cleavage/methylation domain-containing protein, whose protein sequence is MNAHFRQRADRRGFTLLEMMVYLLIVGVVLVSSTLFAYEFTITRVKSAAFQETERNARIALARITSEIRRADGYNLAGSVFGINPGQLSLIMPVASGRNPTVFAVAGGRLTIQQGAGPVLPLTSSKVNVTDLLIDDLSRPNKTKTFRIRLRAAYVTDLQYSTAATELETTAQIKKSDGYSN
- the pilM gene encoding pilus assembly protein PilM, giving the protein MRTITFGLDISDHSIELVSLTRRQQAIAAEYCVRTEVPAGVITRGVIQDAEKLALILENLLNNVFGEKHGRLQAGVSVAESLAYAKTFVLPANLTPELARKAAEIEAASFFPFSLAEVAADTVRLPSGPDTQVLYYVAADREILESYRDILEHVGVTPLFFECESLALARALVPGRETEPILLADIGARTTALSVLDQGGIRFSSSVSLGGDNLTAALEVQLNTPLEKAEYLKRREGFDQATNHARTLFIIQKPMSEIIEEITRTVDYYQRQTGRSIAKLVLAGGTSLLPAAVDYVASNFSKLQVAKGDPFVGIAIDHLARAEDFKSISLLYATATGLALRASGLRGGPGVDLTPGRSGPGRGEAFFGSFRQAGNKLISMVKRATTPRKKKTAVAAATERQSAAAPIASPSPAPVIETPASVSAPSEPSKLIESPKVEVSAPAAPVKPESVMIEPPEAISAAEEADYGSGIGEILDSAHDYGDKKPVAPPPEEYVGQLPSSGKPKLSIESILSQRNQKAVEPVEAPQPVEPVRERSRSKPRLLPLIILVLICIFVAAAGVFMFAQKSGLGVSRDWLAGITAMFKKSDSTLPAAVPEVPKAPATVNLMVLLGLKEQPSGEMPFVVTRAIENDVTASDTFDATGTAPVGTPGRAEGKLTIINKTAQSYTFVATTRCLSKDGILFRLKKATLIPANGSVEAEVAADKTGAAGDIGPTTFTIPGMGPEMESLIYAESKTAMAGGSGAAGKAVTEGDIAAAKEALVAKLATEAQETLKSMALPDEVLLADLISSNEISVTAPKVGLAANTFEVKLAVRFRAILVPRPAIDALLLKQLTAELPAGLKTVDYSLGEAQYLVEAFDTEADLVQLRVEAAVKKN